The following are encoded in a window of Bacillota bacterium genomic DNA:
- a CDS encoding rhodanese-like domain-containing protein — protein MKAGGYSLSSSVGVAAMLIMLVATAVAARGYVSPEHVPGATTIDGVKAWELWERGVIFIDVRIASDYEAGHIPDAINLTIERDEAKSPFTEQSLLEVLGSKDREVVFYCNAERCWRSSVAAERAVSWGFTRVYYYRLGFPDWQRRNYPVE, from the coding sequence GTGAAGGCGGGGGGGTATTCTCTGTCCTCGTCCGTGGGCGTGGCGGCGATGCTGATCATGCTGGTCGCTACGGCGGTCGCCGCGCGGGGGTACGTCTCTCCTGAGCACGTGCCAGGCGCAACCACCATCGACGGTGTCAAGGCCTGGGAGCTGTGGGAACGGGGCGTGATCTTCATCGACGTCCGCATAGCCAGCGATTACGAGGCGGGGCACATACCGGACGCGATCAACCTGACCATCGAGCGTGACGAAGCCAAGAGCCCCTTCACCGAGCAAAGTCTCCTGGAGGTACTGGGGAGCAAGGACAGAGAAGTGGTGTTCTACTGCAACGCCGAGCGGTGCTGGCGGAGTTCGGTGGCTGCGGAGCGGGCTGTCAGCTGGGGCTTCACCAGGGTTTACTACTATCGCCTGGGCTTTCCTGACTGGCAGAGGAGGAATTACCCGGTGGAGTGA